The following proteins are encoded in a genomic region of uncultured Hyphomonas sp.:
- a CDS encoding acyltransferase, translating into MDQYQNPEKSRPSGGLFPRIPGQNPWLDLVRALAILLVLLRHGVHLFPARPADDADMPFTWIFATNGWAGVDLFLVLSGFLITGGLIRLADKGGQIRPGTYLRNRALRIIPAYYAVLFLTAFGAFPFYAPDAEGMGWRIVYHLLFLQDYLPADINVAFWSLGVEEKFYLLAPFLVLLLLRLKNPAWQVLLLAGLMAISPLARTMHFLSLDPAPDYTQFFREMRSPFHACLEPLLTGVAIAFLRQRMNVRISPSAARQVFLGCLLMLAVWLSSHDFMARISLIDVTLQPFLLSVLFGTMVFAASCLDTASPPPGEVASRALARLSYTLYLVHVPLIPLALVMSAGQAGPDPARFWAFYLCLSVLGAVLIHIAVERPFLSMKQRLERGAAFRPGLPAKAAPLRKGM; encoded by the coding sequence ATGGACCAGTACCAGAATCCGGAGAAGAGCCGCCCGTCCGGCGGCCTGTTCCCGCGTATTCCGGGGCAGAATCCGTGGCTGGACCTGGTGCGGGCGCTGGCCATCCTGCTGGTCTTGCTGAGGCACGGAGTTCACCTTTTTCCCGCGCGCCCGGCCGACGATGCGGACATGCCGTTCACATGGATTTTCGCGACGAACGGTTGGGCGGGCGTTGACCTGTTCCTCGTCCTGTCCGGCTTCCTGATTACCGGCGGCCTGATCCGGCTCGCCGACAAGGGCGGGCAGATCCGGCCCGGCACCTATTTGCGCAACCGCGCCCTGCGGATCATTCCCGCCTATTATGCCGTGCTGTTCCTGACAGCGTTCGGCGCCTTCCCTTTTTACGCCCCGGACGCAGAGGGGATGGGGTGGCGGATCGTCTACCATCTTCTTTTCCTGCAGGACTATCTGCCCGCGGATATCAATGTCGCTTTCTGGTCGCTGGGCGTGGAAGAGAAATTCTACCTGCTCGCCCCATTCCTCGTGCTGCTCCTGCTGCGCCTGAAAAATCCGGCCTGGCAGGTCCTGCTCCTGGCGGGCCTCATGGCCATCTCGCCGCTGGCCAGAACCATGCACTTCCTCTCGCTTGATCCGGCACCGGACTATACGCAATTCTTCCGCGAAATGCGCAGCCCCTTCCATGCCTGTCTCGAACCGCTGCTGACAGGCGTCGCCATCGCCTTCCTGCGCCAGCGCATGAATGTCCGGATCTCGCCTTCGGCGGCGCGGCAGGTCTTCCTCGGGTGCCTGCTCATGCTTGCGGTCTGGCTGTCGTCCCACGACTTCATGGCCCGGATCTCCCTGATCGACGTGACCTTGCAGCCTTTCCTGCTATCCGTGCTGTTCGGCACAATGGTCTTCGCAGCCTCCTGCCTCGACACCGCATCCCCGCCGCCGGGGGAAGTTGCCAGCCGCGCCCTGGCCCGTCTCAGCTACACGCTTTATCTCGTGCATGTCCCGCTGATCCCGCTCGCGCTGGTCATGTCCGCGGGACAGGCCGGGCCCGATCCGGCCCGGTTCTGGGCCTTTTACCTGTGTCTTTCGGTCCTCGGCGCCGTGCTGATTCACATCGCCGTGGAACGGCCCTTCCTGTCGATGAAGCAACGCCTCGAGCGCGGGGCCGCGTTCAGGCCGGGCTTACCCGCAAAAGCCGCTCCCCTCCGGAAAGGGATGTAA
- a CDS encoding MmcQ/YjbR family DNA-binding protein, whose product MKLKAYNTFCSTLPHTTSVIQWGEATVWKIGGKVFVIGREEDGDMVCSFKVSDMSFDILKEQPGCRGAPHLASRGMKWIQRYSADTLSDDDLKAYIEGSYRLVAEGLTKKLQRELGFLKDGK is encoded by the coding sequence TTGAAACTCAAAGCCTACAACACATTCTGCAGCACGCTTCCTCACACGACCAGTGTCATTCAATGGGGTGAGGCCACCGTGTGGAAGATCGGCGGCAAGGTGTTTGTCATCGGCCGGGAGGAGGATGGCGACATGGTCTGCTCCTTCAAGGTCTCGGACATGAGCTTCGATATCCTGAAAGAGCAACCAGGGTGCCGGGGCGCACCGCACCTTGCTTCACGCGGGATGAAGTGGATCCAGCGCTATAGCGCAGACACACTGTCGGACGATGATCTGAAAGCCTATATCGAAGGCTCCTACCGGCTGGTCGCGGAAGGCCTCACCAAAAAGCTCCAGCGGGAACTCGGCTTCCTGAAGGACGGCAAATAG
- a CDS encoding SDR family oxidoreductase has protein sequence MKTTGNTILMTGGGSGIGRELAREFHALGNTVIVAGRTAGNLEETIAGREGMHARTLDVQDGSDIVRFAKELVRDFPALNVLFNNAGIMAKEDWLADPVDLSVAEATVTTNILGPIRLTAALLPHLRAQAAARVVNVTSGLAFVPLAHTPAYSASKAAMHAWTQSLRYQLRDTAIEVIELAPPGVQTGLTPGQSTRDGYMPLKDFIAETMESFGIEDTPEEVCVQRAKLLRGAEAGGNFDQVFKMLNDSYEG, from the coding sequence ATGAAAACGACAGGCAACACGATACTGATGACAGGCGGCGGATCAGGCATCGGCCGGGAACTCGCCCGGGAATTCCACGCCCTGGGCAATACAGTGATCGTGGCAGGGCGTACTGCCGGGAACCTCGAAGAGACGATTGCCGGACGCGAAGGGATGCACGCCCGCACACTCGACGTTCAGGACGGCAGCGATATCGTGCGGTTCGCGAAAGAGCTGGTCCGCGATTTCCCGGCGCTCAATGTGCTGTTCAACAATGCCGGCATCATGGCGAAGGAAGACTGGCTGGCCGATCCGGTCGATCTCTCCGTCGCGGAGGCAACTGTTACAACGAACATTCTCGGTCCGATCCGGCTGACCGCTGCCTTGCTCCCGCATCTCAGGGCTCAGGCGGCGGCGCGGGTCGTGAACGTGACATCGGGCCTGGCCTTCGTACCGCTCGCTCACACGCCCGCTTACAGCGCCTCCAAAGCCGCCATGCATGCCTGGACGCAATCGCTGCGTTACCAGCTGCGCGACACGGCGATTGAGGTGATCGAGCTTGCACCGCCGGGTGTCCAGACCGGTCTCACGCCTGGCCAGTCCACGCGTGACGGCTATATGCCGCTGAAGGATTTCATCGCCGAAACGATGGAAAGTTTCGGCATCGAAGACACGCCGGAAGAAGTTTGCGTCCAGCGCGCCAAACTCCTGCGCGGCGCCGAAGCCGGAGGCAATTTCGATCAGGTCTTCAAGATGCTGAATGATTCCTACGAAGGCTGA
- a CDS encoding helix-turn-helix domain-containing protein — MTGKSSFSQAVRDEAEAYLDREPPSEIDPRIEPLVNEIIGRVADKWTMLILEELHVQGVMRFSAIGRAVEGISQKMLTQTLRQMEREGLVTRTVFPVVPPRVEYALTDLGRSLGQAFCGVWIWAERHIDEIEAARAAFDTRTEELGATKR, encoded by the coding sequence GTGACGGGCAAATCCTCATTCAGCCAGGCCGTGCGGGACGAAGCGGAAGCCTATCTCGACCGCGAGCCGCCCAGCGAAATCGATCCGCGGATCGAGCCGTTGGTCAATGAGATCATCGGCCGGGTGGCTGACAAATGGACCATGCTGATCCTGGAGGAACTGCATGTGCAGGGCGTCATGCGCTTCTCCGCCATCGGCCGGGCAGTGGAAGGCATCAGCCAGAAAATGCTGACCCAGACCCTGCGCCAGATGGAGCGGGAGGGGCTTGTTACTCGCACGGTGTTCCCGGTCGTGCCGCCACGCGTCGAGTATGCGTTGACGGATTTGGGCCGCAGCCTGGGCCAGGCCTTTTGCGGCGTCTGGATCTGGGCCGAACGGCACATTGACGAGATCGAAGCGGCGCGGGCCGCATTTGATACGCGTACGGAAGAATTGGGCGCGACGAAGCGCTAG
- a CDS encoding GNAT family N-acetyltransferase, giving the protein MSITIRQADYSDPADARAMVDMLDQYAQDPMGGGKPLHAHTREHLAAELATRPYAVTFLAFDDGAPAGVLNAFEGFSTFACKPLLNVHDIAVHAAHRGKGIGRRLLDAAEAEARKRGCCKLTLEVLSGNMRARSVYEAAGYHAYELDPEKGHALFLEKAL; this is encoded by the coding sequence ATGAGCATCACGATCCGGCAGGCAGACTACAGCGATCCCGCAGATGCCCGCGCAATGGTCGACATGCTGGACCAGTATGCGCAGGACCCGATGGGCGGCGGCAAACCATTGCATGCTCATACGCGCGAGCACCTTGCTGCAGAACTCGCGACGCGGCCCTATGCGGTGACGTTCCTCGCCTTCGATGATGGCGCACCGGCGGGTGTGCTGAACGCGTTCGAAGGCTTCTCCACCTTCGCCTGCAAGCCGCTGCTGAACGTGCATGACATTGCCGTGCACGCTGCGCATCGCGGCAAGGGCATCGGGCGCCGCCTGCTGGATGCGGCAGAGGCGGAGGCGCGCAAGCGCGGCTGTTGCAAACTGACCCTGGAAGTTCTCTCCGGCAACATGCGCGCCCGCAGCGTGTATGAAGCCGCAGGCTACCACGCCTATGAACTCGACCCGGAAAAAGGGCACGCCCTCTTCCTGGAGAAAGCGCTCTAG
- a CDS encoding ArsC/Spx/MgsR family protein: MPGPAVVLYGLKNCDTCRKAKRELEAAGSKVKFVDIRDEADLTAKLPVWLKAAPDKLVNKSSATWRSLTNAEKAKAGTNGEKALLSKHPTLIKRPVIENGSAVHVGWGKDVQATLLG, from the coding sequence ATGCCCGGACCGGCGGTCGTCCTCTACGGACTCAAGAATTGCGACACATGCCGCAAAGCGAAACGCGAACTTGAAGCCGCTGGCAGCAAGGTGAAATTTGTCGACATCCGCGACGAAGCGGACCTGACGGCGAAGCTGCCGGTCTGGTTGAAGGCTGCACCCGACAAGCTGGTCAACAAGAGCTCGGCCACCTGGCGGAGCCTGACCAATGCGGAAAAGGCAAAGGCTGGCACCAATGGCGAAAAGGCCCTGCTGTCCAAGCATCCGACGCTGATCAAGCGCCCCGTCATCGAGAATGGCAGCGCGGTGCATGTCGGCTGGGGCAAGGACGTGCAGGCCACCCTGCTCGGCTGA
- a CDS encoding phosphodiester glycosidase family protein — translation MRTWPILLLLLLLPACREETVQACEAIRFEDQPFTVCHFAADDPGLALFHTHADGAPFADFDRLAETIAAEGGDLIFAMNAGMYHEDRRPVGLYVENSEQTARLVTNAGPGNFGMLPNGVFWLDGEGTAHVTETLAYEALAPEARFATQSGPMLVIDGALHPAFNPDGTSRKRRNGVGLSADGDTLWFAISDAPVNFDTFARLFRDQLRSPDALYLDGVVSRLHAPSIGRDDGGTDMGPIVAIVRSPARNAR, via the coding sequence ATGCGCACCTGGCCGATCCTTCTCCTGCTGCTCCTGCTTCCCGCCTGCCGGGAGGAGACGGTGCAGGCCTGCGAGGCCATCCGGTTCGAGGACCAGCCCTTCACGGTCTGCCATTTCGCGGCGGACGATCCGGGCCTTGCCCTGTTCCACACTCATGCCGACGGCGCGCCGTTTGCGGATTTCGACCGGCTTGCCGAAACCATCGCCGCAGAGGGTGGCGACCTCATCTTCGCGATGAATGCCGGCATGTATCATGAGGACCGCCGCCCGGTTGGCCTCTATGTCGAGAACAGCGAACAGACAGCCCGCCTCGTCACCAATGCCGGGCCCGGCAATTTCGGCATGCTGCCGAACGGCGTGTTCTGGTTGGACGGTGAAGGCACTGCGCATGTGACCGAGACGCTCGCCTATGAAGCGCTCGCCCCCGAGGCGCGCTTTGCCACCCAGTCCGGCCCGATGCTGGTCATCGACGGCGCGCTGCACCCGGCATTCAATCCCGATGGCACCAGCCGCAAGCGCCGCAATGGTGTCGGCCTCAGCGCCGATGGCGACACACTCTGGTTCGCGATCAGCGACGCGCCGGTGAACTTCGACACCTTTGCCCGCCTCTTCCGCGACCAGCTCCGATCACCCGATGCGCTCTATCTCGATGGCGTCGTGTCCCGCCTCCATGCGCCTTCGATCGGGCGTGACGATGGCGGCACCGATATGGGCCCGATCGTCGCGATTGTGCGCAGCCCTGCCCGCAACGCGCGCTGA
- a CDS encoding PadR family transcriptional regulator, translating into MRYRNRHSNRGAGVHIFVDQGEDCAGGCNERKGWGMRQGRGGRGRGFGRGQGRGQGGRGRRRPLDHGDLRLLILKLISEAPRHGYDIIREIEARTGGAYVPSPGVIYPALEALLDLGWVEAEADGSRRSFKLSGEGRAELEAEAETLERIEQRLADLLDSDRPEDPFDVRGAMWRLRHAVREAVQAHPDDIDRRKAVADILTEAQERISKLED; encoded by the coding sequence ATGAGATATCGAAACAGACATTCAAACCGTGGTGCCGGCGTGCACATCTTTGTCGACCAGGGCGAAGACTGCGCCGGTGGCTGCAATGAGCGGAAGGGATGGGGCATGCGCCAGGGACGAGGTGGACGCGGACGTGGATTCGGGCGCGGGCAGGGAAGAGGCCAGGGTGGACGCGGCCGGCGCCGCCCGCTGGACCATGGCGATCTTCGCCTTCTGATCCTCAAACTGATCTCGGAAGCACCGCGCCACGGCTATGACATCATCCGCGAGATCGAAGCCCGCACGGGCGGTGCCTATGTGCCGAGCCCTGGCGTGATCTATCCCGCGCTCGAAGCGCTGCTGGATCTTGGCTGGGTCGAGGCGGAAGCCGACGGTTCACGCCGCTCCTTCAAGCTGAGCGGCGAAGGCAGGGCAGAGCTTGAGGCCGAGGCCGAAACGCTGGAGCGGATCGAGCAGCGGCTGGCGGACTTGCTGGACAGCGACCGGCCGGAAGACCCGTTTGACGTCCGCGGGGCGATGTGGCGCCTGCGCCACGCCGTGCGCGAAGCCGTTCAGGCGCATCCCGATGATATCGACCGCCGCAAGGCCGTCGCCGACATCCTGACCGAAGCGCAGGAGCGCATTTCGAAACTGGAAGACTGA
- a CDS encoding fused MFS/spermidine synthase — MQAVEVTGTRLARRAGAAPFVATVFLSAGLVFLVQPMFAKMATPLLGGAPSVWNVSLVCFQAALLAGYAYAHLLARLPNVKVQVGLHALLLLLASFCLPLSINGLFGAPDTTRPALWLIGTFAISIAPPFAAISATAPLVQSWYARSGRPDAADPYHLYAASNAGSLIGLAAYPLLMEPFTRLGTQSGIWSLGYLTLAVLLVACGLLTAGHNAPAAGGHADAAISQPPVSSVDVWKERMTWLALSAVPSALLVGVTAHISTDVASAPFLWAPPLMAYIGTFIIVFSVRPLISHQTALIYTPYAIAMATLLIIGSGVVQLGLIARLATHILTLFLVALALHGELAARRPDASRLTEFYLLMSLGGVIGAAFASLLAPVIFNGVYEYPVLLCAALLLLPSPESWCNAWQRSRILLGVIAGVAILALALPAMGAALPRGAIFFGATLCIAAATFFHARRLVPAGATAAAFLLGGSGQADQVVASERGFFGLVRAIETDDGRVRIMAHGTTNHGSQRLNATGRPEPQTYYHAKAPIGQVFSEVAPDFGHVGVVGLGVGSVACYRQPSQTYTFFEIDPVVVHMAQDPSLFTFLTDCAPDERIVLGDARITLGNEPAGGFDLLLLDAFSSDAIPAHLLTREAMALYLSRLSDEGIILFHISNRHMNLAPVVARTGAAEGASMLQQIFVHNPDDPAEAGANSSFVVMLARTPKALDRFRADPRWAALETDGQRPWTDDYSNIVGTLYETHFGRHPLPRAAADRGRQGSH, encoded by the coding sequence ATGCAAGCAGTAGAAGTGACGGGCACAAGGCTCGCCCGGCGCGCAGGCGCGGCGCCGTTCGTTGCGACAGTCTTCCTGTCAGCCGGCCTTGTGTTCCTGGTCCAGCCCATGTTCGCGAAAATGGCGACGCCGCTGCTTGGCGGGGCGCCGTCTGTCTGGAACGTGTCGCTTGTCTGCTTCCAGGCGGCCCTTCTGGCAGGTTACGCCTACGCCCACTTGCTGGCGCGGCTCCCAAACGTAAAGGTTCAGGTCGGCCTTCACGCCCTGCTTCTCCTGCTGGCGAGCTTCTGCCTGCCCCTGTCGATCAACGGACTGTTCGGTGCACCGGACACAACGCGCCCGGCCCTGTGGCTGATCGGTACCTTTGCCATCTCGATTGCACCGCCTTTCGCTGCCATCTCGGCTACGGCCCCGCTGGTGCAGAGCTGGTACGCCCGCTCCGGCCGTCCGGATGCGGCAGACCCCTACCACCTCTATGCCGCCTCCAATGCCGGATCGCTGATCGGCCTCGCCGCGTATCCGCTGCTGATGGAACCCTTCACCCGGCTCGGCACGCAGTCCGGCATCTGGTCGCTTGGCTATCTCACGCTGGCTGTCCTGCTGGTTGCCTGTGGATTGCTGACGGCGGGCCATAATGCACCGGCTGCAGGCGGACATGCAGATGCGGCAATCTCTCAGCCTCCGGTTTCATCCGTGGACGTCTGGAAAGAACGCATGACCTGGCTCGCCCTGTCCGCTGTTCCGTCCGCCCTGCTGGTTGGCGTGACGGCCCATATTTCCACCGACGTTGCCTCGGCGCCTTTCCTGTGGGCTCCGCCATTGATGGCCTATATCGGCACGTTCATCATCGTCTTCTCCGTCCGGCCGCTCATTTCTCACCAGACCGCGCTGATCTACACACCCTACGCCATCGCCATGGCGACCCTGCTGATCATTGGAAGCGGCGTCGTCCAGCTCGGCCTGATCGCCCGGCTTGCGACGCATATCCTGACCCTGTTCCTCGTAGCCCTCGCGCTGCACGGAGAACTTGCAGCCCGCCGGCCAGATGCCAGCCGCCTCACCGAATTCTACCTGCTCATGTCACTGGGCGGCGTGATCGGCGCGGCCTTCGCCAGCCTGTTGGCGCCGGTGATTTTCAATGGGGTCTATGAATACCCTGTCCTGCTGTGCGCCGCGCTGTTGCTGCTTCCCTCTCCGGAGTCCTGGTGCAACGCCTGGCAACGCAGCCGCATCCTGCTTGGCGTCATCGCGGGTGTTGCAATCCTGGCCCTGGCCCTTCCGGCGATGGGCGCCGCCCTTCCGCGGGGCGCAATATTCTTCGGCGCGACGCTCTGCATCGCCGCGGCCACCTTCTTCCATGCACGGCGGTTGGTCCCGGCAGGCGCAACGGCCGCCGCCTTCCTGCTCGGCGGCAGCGGGCAGGCCGACCAAGTCGTCGCCAGCGAGCGCGGCTTCTTCGGTCTTGTCCGCGCGATCGAAACCGATGACGGGCGTGTCCGCATCATGGCACACGGCACGACCAATCATGGCAGCCAGCGCCTGAACGCAACCGGCCGCCCGGAACCCCAGACCTATTATCATGCCAAGGCGCCGATCGGCCAGGTGTTCTCCGAAGTGGCGCCGGACTTCGGCCATGTCGGTGTCGTCGGCCTCGGTGTGGGATCTGTGGCCTGCTATCGCCAGCCCAGCCAGACCTACACCTTCTTCGAGATCGACCCCGTGGTCGTCCACATGGCGCAGGATCCGTCCCTCTTCACCTTCCTGACCGATTGCGCACCGGACGAGCGGATTGTTCTGGGCGATGCGCGCATTACGCTTGGCAATGAGCCGGCCGGCGGGTTCGACCTGCTACTGCTGGATGCCTTCTCTTCCGATGCGATCCCGGCGCACCTTCTGACCCGGGAGGCGATGGCGCTTTACCTCTCCCGCCTGTCGGACGAGGGCATAATCCTGTTCCACATCTCAAACCGGCACATGAACCTCGCGCCGGTCGTGGCCCGCACGGGCGCAGCCGAAGGCGCATCGATGCTGCAGCAAATCTTTGTCCACAATCCGGATGATCCGGCCGAGGCCGGAGCAAACTCCAGCTTCGTCGTCATGCTGGCCCGTACGCCCAAAGCGTTGGACCGGTTCCGTGCCGATCCGCGCTGGGCGGCACTGGAAACGGATGGCCAAAGGCCGTGGACGGACGATTATTCCAACATCGTCGGTACGCTCTACGAAACGCATTTCGGGCGCCATCCCTTGCCGCGCGCCGCGGCGGACCGCGGCAGACAGGGCAGCCACTAA
- the rlmN gene encoding 23S rRNA (adenine(2503)-C(2))-methyltransferase RlmN → MKIELDLSRRPDAAPAAPPSLAGLSLPALKAEMEAMGVDPKKSGMRAKQLRRWIHHFGTQDFTDMTDVAKELRAQLAERYILTRPEIADHQVSRDGTQKWLTRFGPGIEGESVFIPDVGKAGALCVSSQVGCTLNCTFCHTGTQKLVRNLTAQEIVAQVLIARDGLGEWPTSTENRRLTNIVFMGMGEPLYNLDNVAEAIDTISDGDGIAIGRRRITVSTAGVAPKIPELGHRTNAALAISLHATNDDLRNEIVPINRKYDLQTLFDAIRAYPDLSNSKRVTFEYVMLKGVNDTLAEARDLVRLLKGVPAKINLIPFNPWPGSPYECSDWETIEEFAEVLNRAGYASPIRTPRGRDILAACGQLRSESVKKSAAEKRREALAAEAGEPDKA, encoded by the coding sequence ATGAAGATCGAACTGGACCTGTCCCGCCGCCCCGACGCGGCCCCTGCCGCCCCGCCCTCGCTGGCCGGCCTGAGCCTGCCTGCGCTCAAAGCGGAGATGGAGGCGATGGGCGTCGATCCGAAGAAGTCCGGCATGCGCGCCAAGCAGCTGCGCCGCTGGATCCATCATTTCGGCACGCAGGACTTCACCGACATGACCGATGTCGCGAAGGAGCTGCGCGCGCAGCTGGCCGAGCGCTACATCCTCACCCGCCCCGAGATCGCCGATCACCAGGTGAGCCGCGACGGCACGCAGAAATGGCTGACCCGGTTCGGCCCCGGCATCGAGGGCGAAAGCGTCTTCATTCCGGATGTCGGCAAGGCCGGTGCGCTGTGCGTCTCCAGCCAGGTAGGCTGCACGCTGAACTGCACTTTCTGCCATACCGGCACGCAGAAACTCGTCCGCAACCTGACGGCGCAGGAAATTGTCGCACAGGTCCTGATCGCACGGGATGGGCTGGGTGAATGGCCGACCTCGACGGAAAATCGCCGCCTGACGAATATCGTCTTCATGGGCATGGGCGAGCCGCTCTACAATCTCGACAATGTGGCCGAGGCCATCGACACGATTTCCGACGGAGACGGCATCGCCATCGGCCGCCGACGCATCACGGTCTCAACCGCGGGCGTGGCGCCGAAGATCCCGGAACTTGGCCACCGCACCAATGCGGCGCTGGCCATTTCGCTGCACGCGACGAATGATGATTTGCGCAACGAGATCGTGCCGATCAACCGCAAATACGATTTGCAGACCCTGTTCGACGCGATCCGCGCCTATCCGGATCTCAGCAACTCGAAGCGCGTGACGTTCGAATATGTGATGCTGAAAGGTGTCAACGACACGCTGGCCGAAGCGCGTGACCTTGTCCGCCTGCTGAAGGGTGTGCCGGCAAAGATCAACCTGATCCCGTTCAATCCGTGGCCGGGCAGCCCTTATGAGTGCTCCGACTGGGAGACGATTGAGGAGTTTGCCGAAGTGCTGAACCGGGCCGGCTATGCCAGCCCGATCCGCACGCCGCGCGGCCGCGACATTCTCGCCGCCTGCGGCCAGCTACGCTCCGAGAGCGTCAAGAAATCCGCCGCCGAGAAACGCCGCGAAGCGCTTGCGGCGGAAGCCGGCGAGCCGGACAAAGCTTAA
- a CDS encoding OmpA family protein, with amino-acid sequence MKRLAIAVCAVSMLAACAEGPTRNVWTGAAAGAILGAGAGTLAGGDDGRNAAIGAAVGAIAGAAVGDYMDKQERALREQTAGTGIGVQRQGDQIALTMPSNITFDVDSATIKPAFYATLNDVTTTLVNYPSTAVDVIGHASADGPDDYNMQLSQRRAASVQNYLINQGVASVRLRAVGMGETQPIADNSTVEGRAANRRVEIILTPVTQ; translated from the coding sequence ATGAAACGTCTCGCCATCGCCGTCTGTGCTGTCTCAATGCTCGCCGCCTGTGCGGAAGGGCCAACCCGCAACGTTTGGACCGGTGCTGCCGCCGGTGCGATCCTCGGAGCCGGAGCCGGTACGCTCGCGGGCGGGGATGACGGCCGCAATGCTGCAATTGGTGCAGCAGTGGGCGCCATCGCCGGTGCTGCCGTCGGCGACTATATGGACAAGCAGGAACGTGCCCTGCGCGAGCAGACCGCCGGCACCGGCATCGGTGTCCAGCGCCAGGGCGACCAGATTGCCCTGACCATGCCGTCCAACATCACGTTCGATGTCGATAGCGCCACAATCAAGCCGGCCTTCTATGCCACGCTGAACGACGTCACCACGACGCTGGTCAACTATCCTTCGACCGCTGTGGACGTCATCGGCCACGCCTCGGCGGATGGCCCGGATGACTACAACATGCAGCTGTCGCAACGCCGTGCTGCTTCCGTGCAGAACTATCTGATCAACCAGGGCGTTGCCTCTGTGCGCCTGCGTGCCGTCGGCATGGGGGAAACCCAGCCGATCGCCGACAACTCGACCGTTGAAGGCCGCGCTGCCAACCGCCGCGTGGAAATCATCCTGACGCCGGTCACGCAATAA
- a CDS encoding 1-acyl-sn-glycerol-3-phosphate acyltransferase, with protein MEDDAPVQRSRGTFGQSGPYRGTLSEGIRGLSWLFLKAAGWHVATDWPGVQKSVVIAAPHTSNFDGLLMLAIAGWYRQKLSWMGKASLVSGPLGGLVRRAGCVPVDRSKSSDVVTLMREAFDQAESLHLAISPEGTRDANAKWKTGFWHIAKSADVPMLIAVLDFGTREMRFEGPMMPGDDIEADMAQIVWHYRDAEGKHPEKFVLPD; from the coding sequence ATGGAAGATGACGCGCCAGTGCAGCGGTCACGTGGAACATTCGGCCAGTCCGGGCCTTATCGGGGCACGCTTTCCGAAGGGATCCGGGGCCTGTCCTGGTTATTCCTGAAAGCCGCTGGCTGGCATGTCGCAACCGACTGGCCGGGCGTGCAGAAATCGGTCGTGATTGCAGCGCCGCATACATCCAATTTCGACGGTCTTCTGATGCTCGCCATTGCGGGCTGGTACCGGCAAAAGCTCAGCTGGATGGGTAAGGCTTCGCTTGTGTCAGGTCCGCTGGGCGGTCTGGTGCGCCGCGCAGGCTGCGTCCCGGTCGACCGGTCGAAATCCAGCGATGTGGTCACCCTGATGCGGGAGGCGTTCGATCAGGCAGAGTCCCTGCACCTCGCCATTTCTCCGGAAGGTACGCGCGATGCCAACGCCAAATGGAAAACCGGCTTCTGGCATATCGCGAAATCAGCAGATGTGCCGATGCTGATTGCCGTGCTGGACTTCGGCACACGGGAAATGCGCTTCGAAGGACCGATGATGCCCGGCGACGATATCGAGGCCGATATGGCCCAAATCGTCTGGCACTATCGCGATGCCGAAGGAAAACACCCGGAAAAGTTCGTCCTGCCGGACTGA
- a CDS encoding invasion associated locus B family protein, translating to MTPSHRFSGLRHSGLLAAALLLAAPLASAEPAAVGRYKDWSVFTDTTGGETICYAATPATDKAPKNADHGDVWFYVTSWKSGRGRNQPSLKVGYNLREDMAPKAQVGRSNWTLFSVGREAFADDSDDPRIVTALKKGSELRVQAVSARNTQVAYHFSLSGSAAAIDKAAATCR from the coding sequence ATGACCCCTTCCCATCGCTTTTCAGGCCTTCGCCATTCCGGCCTGCTGGCCGCCGCCCTCCTCCTCGCTGCTCCGCTCGCTTCGGCCGAACCGGCCGCTGTGGGCCGCTACAAGGACTGGTCGGTGTTCACCGACACGACCGGCGGCGAGACAATCTGCTATGCGGCAACCCCGGCCACCGACAAGGCGCCCAAGAATGCCGATCATGGCGATGTCTGGTTCTATGTGACGAGTTGGAAATCCGGCCGGGGCCGCAACCAGCCGAGCCTGAAGGTCGGCTACAATCTCCGCGAAGACATGGCCCCGAAGGCACAGGTCGGCCGGTCCAACTGGACGCTGTTCTCGGTGGGCCGGGAAGCCTTTGCCGACGATTCCGACGATCCCCGCATCGTCACGGCACTGAAGAAGGGATCGGAACTGCGCGTTCAGGCCGTTTCGGCGCGGAACACGCAGGTTGCCTATCACTTCTCGCTGAGCGGATCGGCCGCCGCCATCGACAAGGCCGCCGCCACCTGCCGCTGA